The Clostridia bacterium genome contains the following window.
CCCCCCCCCCCCCCCCCCCCCCCCCCCCCCCTAAACCAACTCCAGACTCTCCACTCCCGTCCAGCCTCCCGGAGGCCGCTTTCCCGCCTCAGCTAAATCCCCTTAACCCACTGCCGTGTTCGGTTTCCGCCGGGCGTTCGCCTCCGATCCGGCTTCCACCTCACACCATTACATCCGGGGGGAAGCCGATTGTTCAAGTTCCTTGAAGACATAAGAAAATACGGCCATGACCTTCTCGGCCACAGCCTGGGAGTTGCCAGCTACTCAGTCTACATAGGCGGGCTTGGCGGGGCTTGCCCCGAGGACGTTCCCGCCCTCGCCGCCGGCGCCCTCCTGCACGACCTGGGAAAGACCAGCTTAGACCCCGAAGTTTTAAACAAGCCCGGACCCTTAACTCCCGGAGAATGGGCGCAGGTCAGGATGCATCCGGTGGCCGGAGCCCTGATGCTGGCCGGGGAACTTCCGGCAAAACCCACCCGGATGCTGGCCGGCCGCCGTTCAGGCTGGCCGGGAGAGGTTCTCGAGGTGGTGCTCTTCCACCACGAGCACTGGGCGGGCACCGGCTACTACGGCTATCCCGGGGAAAGCATCCCCCTTTACGCCCGGGTGGTGGCCCTGGCCGACGCCCTGGACGCCATGACCTCGGTTCGGTCCTACCGCGGCCCGCTCAGCCCCGACGAGGTGCTCCGGGAGCTGAAGAAAGGGGCCGGCCGGCAGTTCGACCCCGAGCTTTCAGCCAAGGTGGTCAGGGCCCTGGAGAAGGGGCCGGGTTTATCCGGGGATATCCGCTCCCCCGATGGGTTTGTCGAGTTGCTCTACCGGACCGTGTTCTCCCTGGGCGGTGGCATGGGCAGGACCAACCTCAGCCGGGAGAAGAGGGGCGAGCTGAGAGAGCTGGCCCTGGCCGTGGAGGGCCTTAAGGCCCGCTCTGCCTCCGGGGAGGGGATCTAGGAATGGCCGAAGGTGCGACCAAGGGGGCAGGGAATTTTGAGATAGTGGTGGACCCCGGCGCCCTCACCTGCCGCGTCCGGGTCTTTCCGGGAGGAGGCGGGGAAGGCCCCCCACCCCCGTTATCCCTGGAGGAGCTGGCGAGGGCGCTTTCCGCCCGGGGCATAACCTGGGGGATCGACTGGGATGCCGTGAGGCAGGCGGCAGCAGCCACCGGGGAGGAGGAAGTTGTTGTTGCCCGGGGCAAGCCCCCATCGCCGGGGGAGGACGCCCGGGTGGAGGTGCTTTTCCCGGAGGAGGAGAGGATCGAGGTCCTGCCCGAAGGTAGCGAGGCAGTTGATTTCAGGGAGCGCTTCCGGCTGGTCACGGTAAGCCCGGGGGCGGTGCTGGCCCGGCTTCATCCTGCTTGCCCCGGCACCCCCGGCACCGACGTCTACGGACGCCCGGTTCCCCCTCCCCGGGTGCGGGAGCTGAAGCTTTTGGCCGGCCGGGGGGTGGAGCTAGCCGAGGGTGGGCTGGAAGCGGTGGCTGCCGCCGGCGGCCGGCCGGTGGCCGTCCGCCGCCGGGGGATGGTGCGGGTGGACGTCCTCCCCTCCCTTACCCACCTGGGGGATGTGGACATGGCTTCGGGCAACATCGTCTTCGACGGCGACGCCCACATCCTTGGGGATGTCCGCGAGGGGATGCGGGTGAGCGTGGGGGGAAGGCTCACGGTGGCGGGCAGCGTCGACCGGGCGGTGGTGAGCGCGGCGGCAAGCTCCCGCCTGGGAAACGCCATCGGCTCCTCGGTGGTGGTGGGCGGGGAGAAGGCTGCCGCCCGGGCCCTGCTCCCTATAGCGGAAAAGCTCCACCAAAAGCTTTCCGATCTCTCCCTGGCCCTCTCCCAGCTGGAAAAGGCCCACGCAGCCATAGGGCAGGGCGAGCTCTTCTCCCGGAGCATCGGCGCCGCCCTCAGGCTTCTTTTAGAGGGCCGGTTCTCCGCCATCCCCGCCCTGGTGGGGGAGTTTAGGGATGCTGCCGCCCGGGTTGCCTCCGCTCTAAAAGGCAGTAGGCTTGAAGCCAAACTCGCTGCTTTGGCCGATGGCCTTGAGCGGGCGCTGGTGACCATGCCCATGCAGGTGGCAGGAAAGGGGGAGCTCGACCGCCTGGTTGGCCTGCTGGGAGACCTGATAGCCGACCTTCTGGCCAGCCAGGGGTCCCGGGCCGACCTGGAAGTGGCCTATGCCATCCACTCTCGCCTCATAGCTTCCGGGGCGGTAAAGGTCTCAGGCGCCGGCTGCTACAACAGCACCGTTCAGGCGGGCGGGGAGGTGCACGTGAGCGGCGTGTTCCGGGGAGGCGAGATCCAGGCCGGAGGCGACGTCTACGTGGGCGAGCTGGGCTCACCGGCCGGAAGCCCAACCCTGGTCAGGACCGTACCCAAGTCCAGCGTCACCCTGGGCCTGGCCTGGGAAAACGCGGAAGTGTGGCTGGGGCCAAAGAGGTACCGCTTCTCCGTAAGTGAGCGGCAGGTGAAGCTCTACCTGAACAGGGAGGGGATAGTGGATAAAGTGACCAGACCCGGGCCGCGCAGGTGAGCCCTCGGTTTCAATGGGAAGGAAGGCCAGGCCGGCTGTATGAGAAAGTGGATAGCGGGCAGCCTGATTTGTACCCGTGGTTGTTGGCAGGTGGCCTTCCTTCCTGTACAGGTGGCCTTAAATTACGGACTAACTTGACAGAAGCGCATTTCTTGCATCAGGGATCTACTTGAAGCGCATCAATTTCTATGCTGCATATCTTGCCTAGCGGAATGATGATTGCCCTAGCAATTTCCTTTTCTACGAGCTTTCCCCCACTTATTGTCTTGACCAAGATTGTTTTACCGTTGAAGCCCACCAGGATTAAAAAACCGTCGATTACTGCTACGATCTTTGCGTTCAGGGCTTTTTTGCAGCACCCGTCACACTCAAATTCCACAGCGACGCAAAGGTTTTCCGGATCCCCTACTTTGTTGATTGCTGACATTACCGGGCTGCCGAAAGGAACCCCAACGGCAGTCTCCTCCATGTTGCTCATTTAATCACCTCCTAAGCCAAATTGCAGGATGAAATTCCATTAACAGGATATGCTCACTGGCGAAAATGGTGATTCTTTCCTTCTCTCAGCATAGGTTGATTTTAAAAGCTTCCTTGGGAGTGCCCGCTTCAGCTGGCGGGCTTCTTTTTTGGAGTGGATCAAGGCTGGAAGCCCACAGAATCGCGAGCAGGTTCTAGGGCAGACGAAAAGCGAGACCGACCTGGCAGCAAAGCCCGGCGGTTTTTCTTTGCAGTTCTGGAAACAATATGGGATAGACAGGATAGGAGGTGTAAACTCGGCCCCGGTGGAGGCGGCCGGAACCGTTATGCCGCGTGGCCCAGCACTTTCAAAGGTATGCCGAAAAGGGTACAATATTAAAGTGAATGGGGAAAACGTGGTGCTTTACAGGAACGAGGGCGGGATCACGGTCGCCAACGTTTTCCCGCGCCGGCCCAGCGGGCAGGAGGAGAGGATGCTGGCCTTCCGCCGCCTTGCGGCGGAAATGGTCATCCGGGCCGTGAAACACTGAACAAGTGTCGGAGAAAGGAGGTCGCTCATGGCAACAAAGCGTGCCGCCGCCCTGTACCGGGTCAGCACCGCCAAGCAGGTGAAGCAAGACGATGAGGACGCCATCCCGGTGCAGAAACATGCCATAGAGAAGTACGTACGGGAGCACGGCTGGACTCTGGTTCATGAGTACCTGGAACCCGGAGTCTCCGCGTACAGCCTGTCGTTCCAGGAACGGCAGGTCCTACAGCAGGCCCTCGCGGACGCAAAAAGCGGAATGTACGATGTGTTCCTTGTGTTCAAGAGCGACCGCCTGAGCCGGAACAGCCTGGAATATCCCCTTATACTGAAGCTCTTTCACCTGGCCGGCGTCGAGGTGATAGCCGTAGCGGAAAACAGGGAGCTCATCATCGACGACCAACTGCAGAAGTTGCTGCGCTTTGTTGAGGGCTGGCAGGCGGAAACCGAGAGCAACAACACCAGTACCCGCGTGAAGGCGGCCATGCTGGACCTTGCACAAAGGGGCAGATGGACCGGCGGCAAGGTTCCGTACGGCTACCGGCTGTCGGAGAAGAAAGGAGAGTCCCTGCAAATAGATCCGGAAGAAGCCCGGGTGCTGACGGAGATAGTGCGGCTGTACCTGGAGGAGGGCATGGGGTCGAGACGCATAGCCGAGCATCTGAACACCCTGGGGATAAAGACGAAGCTCGGAAAGATGTGGAATGACACCAACCTCAGGCGAACCCTGCAGAACCCCATCATCGCCGGTCTGCCGGCGTACAACCGCACAAAGCAGGCCGCAAAGGCCCGCAGCCGGATCAGGCGTCCCTGGGACATTTACGGGAATCCCGAGATCATCATTCCCAGGGATGAGAACGGGAATCCTGCTCCGGTGAAAGAGCTTGAGATCATTCCACTGGACACATGGTGGAAGCTCATGACCCAGATGCACGCGGGCAAAACGCTTACAAGGAGGCCCGGCCGTCCGCCGTCAGACCCGCTACTCCTGACCGGGTTTCTGAAGTGCGGTTACTGCGGTCGGGGTTTCGTGTCCAGCAATGTCTGCGAAAAGGGCCGCCCCAACCGTAAGGTATACCGTTGCGCTACCAAGCGCCACTATGGCTCCCAGTTCTGTCCGGGACAGGGACAGTACAGCCGCGAGAAGGTAGAAGGGATTTTTATGAAGGAGCTGGAAACCTTTCTTGCTGGCATTGACCTGGGAGACCCGACCGACTATCTCAAAGGGAAAATGGCCGCCGCCAGGTCGAGGGCCAGGGCCGAGATGGACCACCTGCGAAGCGAGCTGAGGAAGGCCCAGAGGAGGCTGGACAGCTGGACCGAGAGGCTGAACGCCTACTTCGCCGAACCGGGAAACAGCCTGTACAGCGAAGAGTTCCTGGCCAGAGAGCTTGCCAAGGCGCAGAAGGACGTGCAGTCGCTCACCAAGCAGATCGGCGACCTCCAGGCCGAGGTTGAGGCGGAAGCGGCCGAGCAGGCGAAGGTGGCGAGTTTTGCCCGCATTGCCCCGCACTGGTTTGAGATCTTCAAGAAGGCTCCCACGCTGGAGAAGAAGAAGATGCTCGAACAGATAATCGACCACGTGACGCTGTGGCGCGACCGGATGGAGATAGTCTACAACGTGAACCTGCTTGAGATGGCTGAGCTGGCCGGGGAAGAGGTTGCCGGAACACCCGAACCCTTCTCGCTCAAGGCAGTTGCCAGGATCGGCTAGGGGTAGTCAAATGCAATCAATTGGCGTCCCGGTGGCCGTGGCAGCCAGATATTCGTTTATAACGGCCACAGCTACCATGACCATTCATCCAATAAGGCTGACCGGGCTGGTAATCACTGTTCCCCAAACTTTTGAGTACTTGGAAAAGATGCAAGACCGGGTTATTTGGTTTATTACCCAACATTCCCGGGTAAGTGAAAAGAAGTTGCGAGAGATGATGTTTAAAACCGGTGAACTAGCCAGGGACGTCGGTACTATTTTGGTAGGAAAAGAAGCAGTTGACGTGGGGTTGATATTGGAAGTTGGTGGGCTAGGTGATGCTTTAAGAAAATTGGATGAGCTTATTGCCGGCAATTCACCGAGAGAGGTTAACTAAGATGTGGCTTTACACAGTTATGCCTCTGGAAATATGCCTGCAGGGATTAGATACCGGGTATGCCGACAGGTACGAGGAGCTTCAAATAGGCTCAGCTTGCCTGATAGTTGATCCGCTTGGCTTCAGAAAAGCCCGTGTAGTTCAATTAATCTCCCCGATGCCAAGCCATTATCTCTTGCCACAGTTCCAGCCCGGCCGAGTAATAGACCTAGCATCTGAAAGGTAAGAATTAGACTAGCATGCAGTATAATCAGATGGAAGGGAATTTCCATCTGCATGTCGAATAGTTCACCCGAGGTGAAGATGGTTTGGCTCGGCGTGTAAACACCATGCAGACGAAGCTTAAGAACCAGATTATCGGAGTAATCTTGGTGGCGGTCGCGGCATTTAGCGCCCTCAGCCTACATATTGCTCAGGGTCATGGAGCTATGCCCAATGGGGCAGTAGGTTTGGTGGGTGGCTTCATAGCCAGGGTTTTTTATACTTTTGGAGGCGAAGCCAGATATATACTGCCCATAATGATTGGCTTACTTGGCTTTAAGATCATCGTTCAGGCTAAGCCAAGGCACAACCACTATTTTAATGGGGGCTTAGTCCTAATGTTCCTTAGCGTTGTGGCTGCTTGCCACCTGTCCTATGCCATAGCTTATCCGCCTGGAGCGGTACTGCGTTTGGGTTGGGGCGGCATCGGCGGGGGAATTATCGGGGCTCTGATATCCATAGTATTGGTTCGCGCGTTTGGCGCTACCGGCAGCTACATCCTTTTGGCGGCTAGCCTTATCATTTCCTTAATTTGCATTACCAAGGCTTCCCTAGACAAGGGGATAAGTGCGTTCCTAGGATTTCTACAAACAAACTTGATACGACTCAAGGAGCGGTTATCTAGATTCCTTTTCACCGTTGAGGAGGATGAGCCTCTGCCAACTTCCGGTCGCTCGCTCCCTGCAGATGAGCCTGCCGTTATGGTTAATGGGGAAGCGCGCCCCCAACCTGTGATCATAGACCACCGTGAGCAAGCTTTGCCGGAGAAGAAGGTGGCCAGTGGTGTTAGCGAGTATGCTCGTCCGGTGACTGCGCCGCCAGTAGGGACTGCGGATGGGCCTTTGGGCTTGAATAAATCAACTACCGGGCAAGCGTTCAAGCTTCCGCCCCTAGACTTGTTGAGCCGCTCGCCTAAACCTCGTGGAGCCAAATTGACCAGAGATATAAACGAAAAAGTCAAGCTGCTAGAGGATACGTTGGAGAGCTTTGGGGTGAAGGTCAAGGTTACTCAAGTTACTTATGGTCCAGCAGTGACAAGGTTTGAAGTTCAGCCTGCACCAGGTGTCAAGGTAAGCCGGATTATGGCTTTGTCTGATGACATTGCCCTGAGCTTGGCTGCGCCGCAGGTGAGAATTGAAGCTCCTATTCCGGGAAAATCAGCTTTAGGTATAGAAATACCAAATCGTGAAACAGCTGTGGTTCATTTTCGTGAAGTCTTAGAGTCTCCCGAGTTCCAAAATTCCAGCTCCAAACTGACTGTTGCCCTGGGCAAGGATATAGCCGGAAGTGCAGTAGTAGCGGACCTGGGGCAAATGCCTCACCTTTTGATTGCGGGAGCGACAGGTTCTGGTAAAAGCGTTTGCCTCAATGCTCTCATCTGCAGTCTGCTCTTTAAGGCAACTCCAGACGAACTTCAGTTGCTGATGATTGATCCCAAGATGGTAGAGCTGACCACTTTTAACGGCATTCCCCACTTATTGGCTCCAGTCGTAACCGACCCCAAACGCGCAGCAACTGCCCTCAGGTGGATGGTTAGTGAGATGGAAAAACGCTATGAGCTTTTTGCTAGCGCTGGAGTTCGCGACATAACCCGTTATAACGTGTTGAAGCTGCATGAAGCTGAAGAGGGCGGAGAGAGTTGTCTTCCTTACATTGTGGTTATCATAGATGAGCTGGCTGACCTTATGATGGTGGCACCAGCAGATGTTGAGGACGCCATCTGCAGGTTGGCACAGATGGCTCGAGCTGCAGGTATCCATTTAGTTATAGCCACCCAGAGGCCCTCAGTTGACGTAATAACTGGGGTAATCAAAGCCAATATACCTTCGCGAATTTCATTTGCCGTCTCCTCTCAAGCCGACTCCAGGACTATTCTCGACAGTGCGGGCGCCGAAAAGCTCTTGGGGCGAGGCGACATGTTGTTCTTGCCAGTTGGAGCGCCCAAGCCAATTCGAGTGCAAGGAGCCTATTTGTCGGACAAAGAAGTAGAGGATGTAGTCAGTTTTCTGCAAAGCCAAGGCCACCCCAAATACGATCAAAACATATTTCAAAAGAAAGAAGAGCAAATGCGGCAGGAATCCGAAGAGGATGAGTTACTGCCGGAAGCAGTGCGAATCCTGATCGAAAGCGGGCAAGCTTCAATTTCTCTGCTTCAGCGACGCCTTCACATCGGTTATACTCGGGCTGCTCGCCTAATTGATCAGATGGAGGCCAGGGGCATCATTGGCGGGTACGAAGGTACCAAGCCGCGAGCCATTTTAATGACGTGGGAGCAGTACCGAAGATCGTTTGGAGGGGTCTAATAGCCCCTTGGGGGGGGTCAGTGGATGGGTGGACTAGGCGAAACATTGCGCGCAGCAAGGGAACGCAAGGGTGTATCCTTAAAGCAAGCTGAGGAAGCTACCAAGATCCGGAGCAAGTACTTGGAGGCCTTGGAGCGAGAAGATTTTGGTGCTCTGCCGGGTAAGGTTTACGCTATTGGCTTTGCTAAAACCTATGCCAAGTTCCTAGGGCTCAACAGTGAGGAGGTGGCCCACCAGTGCCGTTCTCAACTGAGCGAGCTAGATCGTGGTCATGGTGGCGAAGAAGACCTGCCTGCAACTGTCTATTTGGTGCCGAAGAATCAGCCTTGGCGTAGGTACATACGGGCTACTGCAGCGTTCCTTGTCGTTCTTTGCCTTTTGCTAGGTGCTTACTGGGCCATCAATCATGTTTTGGTTTCTTCGCCTGCCTTAACCTCTAATAATCATCCATCAACAGATACCCCTCGGGTTCCTCCTGAGACTAGTCATCCGGGCCCAACCAACCCCAGCAATCCCCCGGCTGAGCAGGGTTTGGAGCTAAACATCCGAATAATAAAAGATGAGTGTTGGGTAAGTATTACTTCCGACGGAGTAAGAGTATACCAGGGGCTGATCCGTGCTGGAGATCAGAAGACCGTAATCGCCCGAAGAGAAATTATAGTTAGATTGGGGAATGCTGGGGTGGTTAGCTTGAGTCTAAATGGTCAAGATTTGGGTATTGTCGGGAAACCCGGGCAGGTGGTTACCAAACGCTTTACTGCCCCATAAGAATCAAAAAGTAGGTGCAGGTATATTGCCTACTCCTACTCTCGGGATGCTAAAACTAATAATTGTGCGACCTGTATTTAGGATCGCTTGTCTCTAGCTCTAGCTTTGGGTAACGTCTCCTTTCTGGACAAGCGCAACCGCCCCTGTTGGTCAAACCCAATGGCTTTGACAAGGATCTCCTGGCCCTGGTGGACCACATCTTCAACTCGAGCAATCCGGCGATCGGATAGCTGGGAAATATGCACCATACCTTCCTTTCCTGGTAGGCCCAATACCCCCGGTATTATTTCTACAAAAGCGCCGAAATCGGTTATCCGGGTCACTTTACCGGAATAAATCTTGCCTATCTCTACATCCTGGGTTAGTGCTTGAATCAGGCTTACGGCTTTTGCCCCGCTTTCGCCATCGCTAGCAGCTATAAAGATACGACCGTCGTCCTCGATGTCTATCCTTACACCAGTTTCTTCAATGATCTTCTTAATAATCTTACCACCGGGACCGATTACCTCGCGGATTTTGTCGGGATCAACAACCATCCGGATGATCCTAGGCGCCAACGGTGAGAGTTCTGGGCGAGGCTTGGGTATGGCTCCCAGCATACTATCTAGGATCTGCGCTCGGCCTTTACGAGCTTCTTCTAAGGCTGAGCGAAGAATTTCCTCGCTTATACCTTTGGTTTTAATGTCCATTTGCAGGGCGGTAATTCCTTTAGCGCTACCCGCTACCTTGAAATCCATGTCCCCAAGGGCGTCTTCAATCCCTTGAATATCCGTTAGTACTGCGAATTCTCCTTCGCCTTTAATCAAGCCCATAGCTACGCCAGCAACCGGGGCACTAATGGGCACTCCTGCGTCCATCAGGGCTAAGGTACTTCCGCAGACGCTAGCCATGGAAGTAGAACCGTTAGATTCGAGTACTTCCGACACCAAGCGTATGGTATAAGGAAACTCTTCCTCTCCCGGGAGGACTGCTTCTAAGGCACGCTCAGCTAAGGCTCCGTGCCCGATTTCTCTGCGGCCTGGTCCTCGCATAGGTCGGGCTTCACCAACGCTGTAGGGAGGAAAGTTATAATGGTGCATGTAGCGCTTACTCTCTTCAACACCCAGTCCGTCTAGTATTTGTTCATCGCTTACGGCGCCAAGGGTAGCGACGGTCAGAACCTGAGTCTCGCCTCGGGTGAACAACCCCGATCCGTGCACTCTGGGAATAACGCCTACTTGGCAGAAGATAGGGCGAATCTCATCGAGTTGTCGGCCATCAATCCTTACTTTTTCCTCAAGGACCATTCGGCGTAAAACTTGCTTTTCGGTTTCTTCGATAATTGCCCGAACTGTCCTTTCCACCTGAACGGGGTCATCACCGCCATGCTCATCTAATACTTCTTTGACTATCTGGTTCTTGATTTCCTCTAGATGTTTTTCTCGCTCGAGCTTTCGTGGTTTGCTTCTTTGGTACTCACGAATAGCTGCTTCCAAGACTGCTTTTGATTTACTTTGCAGCTCGGAAATTAAACTTGGCTCCAGCGGCTCAGCCGCTACCACCATTTCTTGCTTAGGTTTAGCTAGGTTTAACGACAAGGCCTCTTCCCGAAAGTCATTAATGAACTTAGCGATTCTTGCTACTTCTCTGTGGCCAGTCATTATTGCCTCGAGCATTTTGGATTCTCCAACTTCTTTTGCTCCTGCTTCCACCATCATTACTGCGTCATGGGTTCCGGCTACCACTAGATGGAGCTGGCTTTTTTCGCTTTGGGCCAAGGTAGGGTTAATTACTATTTCACCATCTACTAAGCCCACCAGTACGCCACCAATCGGTTCAGCAAAGGGTATGTCTGAAATCGTTAATGCTGCCGAAGCAGCGGTCAGGGCCAGAATATCCGGGGGATTATCCTGGTCCACTGCTAATACAGTTACAACTACGTGAACGTCATTGCGGTATCCTTTTGGAAACAAAGGGCGAATCGGTCGGTCTATGAGACGTGCAGATAGAATAGCCTTTTCGCTGGGACGCCCCTCCCGTTTTATGAAACCACCTGGAATCTTTCCTACAGCGTAGTGCCGCTCCTCATAGTCTACTGTTAATGGAAAGAAATCTATTCCTTCACGCGGTTCGGAGGAAGAAGTAGCAGTTGCCAGAACTACGGTATCGCCATATCTGGCTAATACTGCCCCATTGGCTTGGGTTGCTAACCTACCAGTCTCGAGTATCATTCGTCTTCCTGCTACTTCTAGATCGCGAACTAATGTTTCGCGTTTTTGAAGCACGTTAACCACCTCTTGCCTTTACCTGGTGTCCAGTATTGCCGATTCCAGCGAAGAGTAGTCGACGCTCTACTTACCTATTTTCTTAGACCCAATTTTTCAACAATGGCCAGGTAACGCGCAGGGTGGTTATCCTTGAGATACCTGAGCAAGCCCCGTCGTTGGCCGACCATCTTGAGTAAGCCGCGTCGAGAGTGAAAATCCTTTCGATGCTGTTTCAGGTGCTCGGTAAGCTGGTTAATTCTTTCGGTGAGTAGAGCAATTTGTACCTCTGGTGACCCTGTGTCCTGCTCGTGAATACGGAACCGATCGATGATTTCATGTTTCCTTTCTGGTGAAAGTGGCATTTTTAAAAACCTCCTCATTTTATCCCCGCAGGTAAGCTTAGCATCTCGTGCGGCCTAGTCGCTACGGTTCATAACTGACTGCTAGAAGTCATTATAAGGCAAATGTACCCGGCAAGCAACTTAATTGCTTGGCGTAAAATAACCACGGGATTTCCCATTCCTTCCCACGGAAAGCTAAGGGCGAAAAAAGCTGAGACCTCACTCCGAAGTGGGAATTGAAAGGAGGAGTAAGGTCTCATGAGAAACTCTTTCTGAAACCATAACATTGCATGAGGCCGCAACTTTTAAGGATATTGTGTAAAAGGCTTGGCTTGCAGGAGTGCGCCGTTTGTGATACCATCATTTTAGTCAAATAACCCTACTATGCGCGTGGGTGGCTGTGGTTTAGAGCCAACACCATTGAAAAGGGAGCCTAACTCTGCATCTGGCTTGTAGGCCCGGTACGGGAAACAAAAAGGTTGCAGGAGGGCACCCACCTGCTGAGAGCAGGTTCGTAAACTCCGGCCGCCACGGCATTAGTGGGGTTTTATGTTACCAAGGGCTTATCTCTGGTGAGGAAGCGGGGATACGGGTGGATTTGGCAAAGGCTCCTTTAGCGCGGCGAATGCGCCCTCAGTCTCTG
Protein-coding sequences here:
- a CDS encoding HD domain-containing protein; the protein is MFKFLEDIRKYGHDLLGHSLGVASYSVYIGGLGGACPEDVPALAAGALLHDLGKTSLDPEVLNKPGPLTPGEWAQVRMHPVAGALMLAGELPAKPTRMLAGRRSGWPGEVLEVVLFHHEHWAGTGYYGYPGESIPLYARVVALADALDAMTSVRSYRGPLSPDEVLRELKKGAGRQFDPELSAKVVRALEKGPGLSGDIRSPDGFVELLYRTVFSLGGGMGRTNLSREKRGELRELALAVEGLKARSASGEGI
- a CDS encoding DUF342 domain-containing protein; protein product: MAEGATKGAGNFEIVVDPGALTCRVRVFPGGGGEGPPPPLSLEELARALSARGITWGIDWDAVRQAAAATGEEEVVVARGKPPSPGEDARVEVLFPEEERIEVLPEGSEAVDFRERFRLVTVSPGAVLARLHPACPGTPGTDVYGRPVPPPRVRELKLLAGRGVELAEGGLEAVAAAGGRPVAVRRRGMVRVDVLPSLTHLGDVDMASGNIVFDGDAHILGDVREGMRVSVGGRLTVAGSVDRAVVSAAASSRLGNAIGSSVVVGGEKAAARALLPIAEKLHQKLSDLSLALSQLEKAHAAIGQGELFSRSIGAALRLLLEGRFSAIPALVGEFRDAAARVASALKGSRLEAKLAALADGLERALVTMPMQVAGKGELDRLVGLLGDLIADLLASQGSRADLEVAYAIHSRLIASGAVKVSGAGCYNSTVQAGGEVHVSGVFRGGEIQAGGDVYVGELGSPAGSPTLVRTVPKSSVTLGLAWENAEVWLGPKRYRFSVSERQVKLYLNREGIVDKVTRPGPRR
- a CDS encoding recombinase family protein; translated protein: MATKRAAALYRVSTAKQVKQDDEDAIPVQKHAIEKYVREHGWTLVHEYLEPGVSAYSLSFQERQVLQQALADAKSGMYDVFLVFKSDRLSRNSLEYPLILKLFHLAGVEVIAVAENRELIIDDQLQKLLRFVEGWQAETESNNTSTRVKAAMLDLAQRGRWTGGKVPYGYRLSEKKGESLQIDPEEARVLTEIVRLYLEEGMGSRRIAEHLNTLGIKTKLGKMWNDTNLRRTLQNPIIAGLPAYNRTKQAAKARSRIRRPWDIYGNPEIIIPRDENGNPAPVKELEIIPLDTWWKLMTQMHAGKTLTRRPGRPPSDPLLLTGFLKCGYCGRGFVSSNVCEKGRPNRKVYRCATKRHYGSQFCPGQGQYSREKVEGIFMKELETFLAGIDLGDPTDYLKGKMAAARSRARAEMDHLRSELRKAQRRLDSWTERLNAYFAEPGNSLYSEEFLARELAKAQKDVQSLTKQIGDLQAEVEAEAAEQAKVASFARIAPHWFEIFKKAPTLEKKKMLEQIIDHVTLWRDRMEIVYNVNLLEMAELAGEEVAGTPEPFSLKAVARIG
- a CDS encoding ATP-dependent Clp protease proteolytic subunit — encoded protein: MQSIGVPVAVAARYSFITATATMTIHPIRLTGLVITVPQTFEYLEKMQDRVIWFITQHSRVSEKKLREMMFKTGELARDVGTILVGKEAVDVGLILEVGGLGDALRKLDELIAGNSPREVN
- a CDS encoding YlzJ-like family protein; this encodes MWLYTVMPLEICLQGLDTGYADRYEELQIGSACLIVDPLGFRKARVVQLISPMPSHYLLPQFQPGRVIDLASER
- a CDS encoding DNA translocase FtsK 4TM domain-containing protein, with the protein product MQTKLKNQIIGVILVAVAAFSALSLHIAQGHGAMPNGAVGLVGGFIARVFYTFGGEARYILPIMIGLLGFKIIVQAKPRHNHYFNGGLVLMFLSVVAACHLSYAIAYPPGAVLRLGWGGIGGGIIGALISIVLVRAFGATGSYILLAASLIISLICITKASLDKGISAFLGFLQTNLIRLKERLSRFLFTVEEDEPLPTSGRSLPADEPAVMVNGEARPQPVIIDHREQALPEKKVASGVSEYARPVTAPPVGTADGPLGLNKSTTGQAFKLPPLDLLSRSPKPRGAKLTRDINEKVKLLEDTLESFGVKVKVTQVTYGPAVTRFEVQPAPGVKVSRIMALSDDIALSLAAPQVRIEAPIPGKSALGIEIPNRETAVVHFREVLESPEFQNSSSKLTVALGKDIAGSAVVADLGQMPHLLIAGATGSGKSVCLNALICSLLFKATPDELQLLMIDPKMVELTTFNGIPHLLAPVVTDPKRAATALRWMVSEMEKRYELFASAGVRDITRYNVLKLHEAEEGGESCLPYIVVIIDELADLMMVAPADVEDAICRLAQMARAAGIHLVIATQRPSVDVITGVIKANIPSRISFAVSSQADSRTILDSAGAEKLLGRGDMLFLPVGAPKPIRVQGAYLSDKEVEDVVSFLQSQGHPKYDQNIFQKKEEQMRQESEEDELLPEAVRILIESGQASISLLQRRLHIGYTRAARLIDQMEARGIIGGYEGTKPRAILMTWEQYRRSFGGV
- a CDS encoding helix-turn-helix domain-containing protein, which gives rise to MGGLGETLRAARERKGVSLKQAEEATKIRSKYLEALEREDFGALPGKVYAIGFAKTYAKFLGLNSEEVAHQCRSQLSELDRGHGGEEDLPATVYLVPKNQPWRRYIRATAAFLVVLCLLLGAYWAINHVLVSSPALTSNNHPSTDTPRVPPETSHPGPTNPSNPPAEQGLELNIRIIKDECWVSITSDGVRVYQGLIRAGDQKTVIARREIIVRLGNAGVVSLSLNGQDLGIVGKPGQVVTKRFTAP
- a CDS encoding polyribonucleotide nucleotidyltransferase, with amino-acid sequence MLQKRETLVRDLEVAGRRMILETGRLATQANGAVLARYGDTVVLATATSSSEPREGIDFFPLTVDYEERHYAVGKIPGGFIKREGRPSEKAILSARLIDRPIRPLFPKGYRNDVHVVVTVLAVDQDNPPDILALTAASAALTISDIPFAEPIGGVLVGLVDGEIVINPTLAQSEKSQLHLVVAGTHDAVMMVEAGAKEVGESKMLEAIMTGHREVARIAKFINDFREEALSLNLAKPKQEMVVAAEPLEPSLISELQSKSKAVLEAAIREYQRSKPRKLEREKHLEEIKNQIVKEVLDEHGGDDPVQVERTVRAIIEETEKQVLRRMVLEEKVRIDGRQLDEIRPIFCQVGVIPRVHGSGLFTRGETQVLTVATLGAVSDEQILDGLGVEESKRYMHHYNFPPYSVGEARPMRGPGRREIGHGALAERALEAVLPGEEEFPYTIRLVSEVLESNGSTSMASVCGSTLALMDAGVPISAPVAGVAMGLIKGEGEFAVLTDIQGIEDALGDMDFKVAGSAKGITALQMDIKTKGISEEILRSALEEARKGRAQILDSMLGAIPKPRPELSPLAPRIIRMVVDPDKIREVIGPGGKIIKKIIEETGVRIDIEDDGRIFIAASDGESGAKAVSLIQALTQDVEIGKIYSGKVTRITDFGAFVEIIPGVLGLPGKEGMVHISQLSDRRIARVEDVVHQGQEILVKAIGFDQQGRLRLSRKETLPKARARDKRS